Proteins encoded together in one Acidobacteriota bacterium window:
- a CDS encoding SgcJ/EcaC family oxidoreductase — translation MIDSGHPDRLTRLRLAAALALALIAAQASALAGPDGSTDAAARAQIEAELQRYAAAERVVDANAIAAFYAPDGELINPGMEIVKGPEAIRKFLASFEGVKIESATMTADSTEVLGDVAMQWGAYAQRVALAGKPAADYHGRFVAQWVRRPGGGWALRRLLTQPAP, via the coding sequence ATGATCGATTCAGGTCACCCCGACCGATTGACGCGGCTCCGGCTGGCGGCGGCCCTCGCCCTCGCGCTGATCGCGGCGCAGGCGAGCGCGCTCGCGGGCCCCGACGGCTCAACGGATGCCGCGGCGCGTGCGCAGATCGAAGCGGAGCTCCAGAGATACGCCGCCGCGGAGCGCGTCGTCGACGCGAACGCGATCGCCGCCTTCTACGCCCCGGACGGCGAGCTGATCAATCCCGGGATGGAGATCGTGAAGGGGCCCGAGGCGATCCGGAAATTCCTGGCGTCGTTCGAGGGGGTGAAGATCGAGTCCGCGACGATGACGGCGGATTCGACGGAAGTCCTCGGCGACGTCGCGATGCAATGGGGCGCCTACGCGCAACGGGTCGCTCTCGCCGGGAAGCCCGCGGCCGACTATCACGGCCGCTTCGTCGCCCAGTGGGTGCGCCGCCCCGGCGGGGGATGGGCGCTCCGCCGGCTGCTGACCCAGCCGGCGCCCT